From Chryseobacterium joostei, the proteins below share one genomic window:
- a CDS encoding DCC1-like thiol-disulfide oxidoreductase family protein, giving the protein MKTLKNHTLIYDNECPMCNIYSKGFTKSGMLDEDGREAFTEISCRNKSLIDFNRAKNEIALVNYRQNKVTYGLDSLLLIIGNSFPLLEKIARIQPLYWFFKKMYSFVSYNRKQIIPSKKDNTPQSCVPDFNLKYRLGYMAFVAIFSAYILSMFSGKLGMNLTPNFFREFGVCLGQILWQTLFLKAYLKEKIWDYLGNMMTVSLIGTLLLIPALITSFSPVFYLIYFGIVVFIMFLEHIRRCKMLQLNYFPTISWVLFRITALVIIILTTI; this is encoded by the coding sequence ATGAAAACACTCAAAAACCACACATTAATCTATGACAATGAATGTCCGATGTGTAACATATATTCCAAGGGATTTACAAAATCCGGAATGCTTGATGAAGATGGTAGGGAAGCTTTCACGGAAATATCATGCAGAAATAAAAGTCTAATAGATTTTAACAGGGCAAAAAATGAGATAGCCTTGGTAAATTATAGACAAAATAAAGTAACCTATGGTTTAGACAGTTTGCTTTTAATCATTGGAAATTCATTTCCATTGTTGGAAAAAATAGCCAGAATACAACCTCTATATTGGTTTTTCAAAAAAATGTATTCTTTTGTTTCTTATAATCGAAAACAGATCATTCCCTCAAAGAAAGATAATACACCACAATCTTGTGTACCGGATTTTAATTTAAAGTACAGACTGGGTTATATGGCATTTGTAGCAATTTTTTCAGCCTATATTTTAAGTATGTTTTCAGGAAAACTCGGGATGAATCTAACTCCGAATTTCTTCAGAGAATTTGGTGTATGTTTAGGACAGATCCTTTGGCAAACACTATTTTTAAAAGCTTATTTAAAGGAAAAAATTTGGGATTACCTTGGAAATATGATGACGGTTTCTTTAATAGGTACGCTGCTTTTAATTCCAGCCTTGATAACAAGCTTTTCTCCTGTTTTCTACCTTATTTACTTTGGAATAGTAGTATTCATTATGTTTCTGGAACATATAAGAAGATGTAAGATGTTACAACTGAACTATTTTCCAACCATTTCATGGGTTTTATTCAGAATAACAGCCCTAGTCATTATTATTTTAACAACCATTTAA
- a CDS encoding GbsR/MarR family transcriptional regulator encodes MQLSEAKEKYIQTWGTFATNWGINRTMAQVHALLLASGKALSTDEVMEQLEISRGNANMNLRALIDWGIVRKEFIKGDRKEYFVAEKDVWYLFKQITKERRKREIEPVISFLEELRNIDDDESEEAKEFIKLMNDFSSVTGKINNIMDLAIKSDDHWLVGKITNLLK; translated from the coding sequence ATGCAACTTTCAGAAGCAAAAGAAAAATACATTCAAACCTGGGGAACCTTTGCTACCAATTGGGGGATCAATCGTACCATGGCACAGGTGCATGCTTTGCTTTTGGCAAGTGGTAAAGCACTATCTACTGATGAGGTAATGGAACAGCTTGAAATTTCAAGAGGAAATGCTAATATGAATCTTCGTGCCTTGATAGATTGGGGGATTGTAAGAAAAGAATTTATAAAAGGAGATAGAAAGGAGTACTTCGTCGCTGAAAAAGACGTTTGGTATCTTTTTAAGCAAATTACCAAGGAACGTAGAAAGAGAGAGATTGAACCGGTAATTTCCTTTCTGGAAGAATTAAGAAATATTGATGATGACGAATCAGAGGAAGCCAAGGAGTTTATCAAATTGATGAATGACTTCAGCTCTGTAACCGGAAAGATCAACAATATTATGGATTTGGCCATAAAGAGTGATGATCACTGGCTGGTAGGAAAGATTACCAACCTGTTGAAATAG
- a CDS encoding TonB-dependent receptor plug domain-containing protein, with product MNLKFTSYIMLLNLLLSSVFLKAQQSFQDFKKEKTYIQTNHVFYKPGEEMYFKIYVVKGTDNLPAEDSKIVNFEIIDPGGSVLKKAKYEVINGYAQGYFSFTDDMKGGIYKIRAYTNWMQNEDGKNAFEKEITLQKIVSPRILMKLDFPKKGYGPGDEVTADFSMRSLSNLPIPFYEADYMAMHNGETVSERKIVTDKEGKFLLKFKLPKIIKSSDALLNIKVNFDGFTESISRNIPIVLNNLNVKFMPEGGPFINGIEQNIAFKVLDEFEKPVDAVLGIYNQNHEKIEEVSAYNFGMGSFLFTPKKGDNYYAKVIRPENITQVYNFPVAKNDGLTLNIKAEHNLLLFKIASIQEKKVVLQGTFRGKEVYSKEFTLKNGINSFELQEKELPIGICRFTILENNIPLAERVVFTNKNQQMNVRIVPIKKFYQPREKVILDIETTDENNKPLPANLAISVVDDKLWTYADDKQNHILSWLLMDSELRGKIERPQFYFDKKEEKADKSLDLVMLTNGYRYFEPIPEVLKTGKYKFLPEKKGTVYGVVEDENKKPVKANVFLVETSHGEILKQTTAENGKFYFSGMGDNDSYKIIAKSFQPKHKINIKILSYNLDINPLVKQKLSNIDVEEIIKEAEIKEKPKEVLTKNSTQFKKSDSSYYKDSDKMIEEVVVVGYGMNKKATIASVSVVKNSEINEPNLGSLLQGKVAGVTITPTGGEQAGNIRIRGIGSLTNKSPLYILDGIPVENFNTMINPSDINSVTVLKDAAATSIYGSRAANGVIIINSFMNSLTQMKLDITPKSYFAIMEIPSNKIAGYETSRQFAYPEYKTTNTSYRFDYREAIYWNPVVETDKNGKAKIEFYNSDANTTFRIITEGIAASGLLGRDETTYAAQSLISIDAKIPQYLTRTDEITIPVVIKNNSQQTRTMTMDVIVPNYVKLMKADSLITLKPLESGRLFVKMQTDEVVNSNIQFTVRAGEFRETMILPLKVEEKGFPHYFSKINNNTEDIKFSIPEYINGSFYSSYYVFENSALQMFEDLERLKKEPYGCFEQLSSTVYPNIFILDYLKSSKKIDSSTESLVIRNLKKGFQKMLSYKNKDGGIGYFNTAESDVSLSAFALMEFTDLKKYVVVDPKLIQGLSSFILSKKNGNGLFEVRKEYESRTTPYSERSWSRNMYVVYALSKLGFKNEIEDTYQVTLKRALSTKDSYQLALLANASAHLGKSKEYSDLMIILNKQFEDENFKTETTFTGSGGISANAETLSLYMMALQKDEKLNQPRIIETADKLLSNNGHYGFGSTQATSLAIQTLSEFFSKNEKLYGNDKPIIKINNVAVSPNISIASAYKSGENQMSIHYYPQKKGLPYKLEYEYYTLQAPASSDIPLVLETKLKSEKSIVGETNRMTVTVKNKINGQLPMTVAKIGIPAGLTLQNALLKDLIDKKQISYYEIFDNYLVLYWEHFNAEETKTIHLDLKVEFAGTYTGKSSNVYLYYMPESKYWNQGITTKIDP from the coding sequence ATGAATCTCAAATTTACATCATATATCATGTTGCTGAACCTTTTGCTTTCATCAGTGTTTTTGAAAGCTCAGCAATCATTTCAGGATTTTAAAAAAGAGAAAACCTATATTCAGACCAATCATGTATTCTATAAACCTGGTGAAGAAATGTACTTTAAAATATACGTGGTAAAAGGTACAGACAATCTTCCCGCAGAAGACAGCAAGATTGTTAATTTTGAAATCATTGATCCAGGAGGAAGTGTCCTGAAAAAAGCAAAGTATGAAGTTATCAACGGGTACGCGCAAGGGTATTTTTCTTTCACGGATGATATGAAAGGTGGAATTTACAAGATCAGGGCTTATACTAACTGGATGCAGAATGAAGACGGTAAAAATGCCTTTGAAAAAGAAATTACCCTACAGAAAATTGTATCGCCCAGAATTTTAATGAAGCTTGATTTTCCTAAAAAAGGATATGGTCCCGGTGATGAGGTGACAGCAGATTTTTCCATGAGAAGTTTGAGCAATCTGCCTATTCCTTTCTATGAGGCAGATTATATGGCGATGCATAATGGAGAAACCGTTTCAGAAAGAAAGATTGTCACAGATAAAGAAGGAAAATTTCTATTAAAGTTTAAACTTCCTAAGATTATAAAATCTTCAGATGCACTTCTGAATATTAAGGTCAATTTTGATGGGTTTACAGAATCTATTTCAAGAAATATACCTATTGTTTTGAATAATCTAAATGTGAAATTCATGCCTGAGGGAGGTCCCTTTATCAATGGAATAGAGCAGAACATAGCCTTTAAAGTTCTGGATGAATTTGAAAAACCGGTAGATGCTGTCTTGGGTATCTACAATCAGAATCATGAAAAAATAGAGGAGGTATCTGCTTATAATTTCGGAATGGGAAGTTTCCTTTTTACCCCTAAAAAAGGAGATAATTATTACGCAAAAGTAATAAGACCGGAAAACATAACTCAGGTTTATAATTTTCCTGTAGCTAAAAATGATGGTCTAACGTTAAACATCAAGGCAGAACATAATTTGCTTTTATTTAAAATAGCTTCTATCCAGGAAAAGAAAGTTGTTCTACAGGGAACTTTCCGCGGAAAAGAAGTTTACAGCAAAGAATTTACATTAAAAAACGGGATCAATTCATTTGAATTACAGGAAAAAGAACTTCCAATTGGAATTTGCAGATTTACTATACTGGAAAATAATATTCCTCTTGCAGAACGTGTTGTTTTTACCAATAAAAACCAACAAATGAATGTAAGGATAGTACCAATAAAGAAATTTTACCAGCCAAGGGAAAAAGTAATTCTGGATATTGAAACTACAGATGAAAACAATAAACCTTTGCCGGCAAACCTAGCAATCAGCGTGGTAGATGATAAGCTTTGGACATATGCTGATGATAAGCAAAATCATATCCTTTCTTGGCTGCTGATGGATTCCGAATTGAGAGGAAAGATTGAAAGACCACAGTTTTATTTTGACAAAAAAGAAGAAAAAGCAGATAAAAGTTTAGATCTTGTTATGTTAACCAACGGGTACAGATATTTTGAACCTATTCCTGAAGTCCTTAAAACAGGTAAATACAAATTTCTTCCTGAAAAAAAAGGAACAGTGTATGGAGTTGTAGAGGATGAAAATAAAAAGCCTGTAAAGGCCAATGTTTTTCTTGTAGAAACATCCCACGGAGAGATTCTTAAACAAACAACGGCCGAAAATGGTAAATTCTACTTCTCAGGCATGGGGGATAATGATTCATATAAAATAATAGCTAAATCTTTTCAGCCAAAGCATAAAATAAATATCAAAATTCTGTCTTATAATCTGGATATTAACCCTTTGGTTAAACAGAAGCTTAGCAATATAGATGTAGAAGAGATCATAAAAGAAGCTGAAATCAAGGAGAAACCAAAGGAGGTACTAACAAAAAATTCTACACAATTTAAGAAATCTGACTCTTCTTATTATAAGGATAGTGACAAAATGATTGAAGAAGTTGTTGTTGTAGGGTACGGTATGAATAAAAAAGCTACTATAGCATCTGTAAGCGTTGTCAAAAACTCTGAAATCAATGAACCTAATTTAGGATCTTTATTACAAGGGAAAGTAGCTGGTGTCACAATAACACCTACAGGAGGTGAACAGGCTGGAAATATTAGGATCAGAGGAATTGGTTCATTAACCAACAAAAGTCCATTGTATATTTTAGATGGAATACCAGTAGAAAATTTTAATACAATGATCAATCCCAGTGACATTAATAGTGTTACCGTATTAAAAGATGCTGCAGCCACATCCATCTACGGAAGCAGGGCTGCCAATGGTGTTATTATCATTAATTCTTTTATGAATAGTCTTACACAGATGAAATTAGATATCACTCCCAAGTCGTATTTTGCAATTATGGAAATACCAAGCAATAAGATTGCCGGCTATGAAACAAGTCGTCAATTTGCTTATCCTGAATATAAAACTACCAATACTTCTTACAGATTTGATTATAGAGAAGCCATTTACTGGAATCCGGTAGTAGAAACAGACAAAAATGGTAAAGCAAAAATTGAATTTTATAACTCCGATGCTAACACTACATTTAGAATCATTACAGAGGGAATTGCAGCATCCGGGCTTTTAGGAAGAGATGAAACTACGTATGCGGCACAAAGTCTTATTTCAATTGATGCTAAAATCCCACAATATCTTACAAGAACTGATGAAATCACCATTCCTGTTGTTATTAAAAACAATTCCCAGCAAACACGAACAATGACGATGGATGTTATTGTTCCCAACTATGTAAAACTGATGAAAGCCGATAGTTTGATTACTCTGAAACCCTTGGAGTCAGGAAGATTGTTCGTCAAAATGCAGACCGATGAAGTTGTGAATTCCAATATTCAGTTTACAGTAAGAGCAGGAGAATTCCGGGAAACCATGATTCTTCCATTGAAAGTAGAAGAAAAAGGCTTTCCACATTACTTTTCAAAAATCAATAATAATACTGAAGATATAAAGTTCAGCATTCCGGAATATATCAACGGTAGTTTCTATTCATCCTATTATGTATTTGAGAATTCTGCCCTGCAGATGTTTGAAGATCTGGAAAGATTGAAAAAAGAGCCATATGGCTGTTTTGAGCAGCTTTCGTCCACGGTTTATCCTAATATCTTTATTCTGGATTATTTAAAATCAAGCAAGAAAATTGATAGCTCTACAGAAAGTCTGGTAATTAGAAATCTTAAAAAAGGATTTCAAAAAATGCTGAGCTACAAAAATAAGGATGGTGGCATCGGATATTTCAATACTGCCGAATCAGACGTAAGTCTTTCCGCATTTGCTCTAATGGAGTTTACAGACCTGAAAAAGTATGTAGTTGTAGATCCAAAGCTTATTCAGGGACTTTCCTCGTTTATTTTGTCAAAGAAAAATGGGAACGGGCTTTTCGAAGTACGAAAGGAGTATGAGTCAAGAACCACTCCTTATTCTGAACGTTCTTGGTCCAGAAATATGTATGTTGTGTATGCATTGTCAAAGCTTGGCTTTAAAAATGAAATTGAAGATACTTATCAGGTGACGTTAAAAAGAGCTTTATCAACAAAGGACTCTTATCAATTGGCTTTATTGGCTAATGCTTCTGCTCACTTAGGGAAATCTAAAGAATACAGCGATTTAATGATAATTCTGAATAAACAATTTGAAGATGAAAATTTTAAAACAGAAACAACATTTACGGGTTCCGGTGGAATATCTGCCAATGCAGAAACCCTTTCTCTTTATATGATGGCACTCCAGAAAGATGAAAAGCTAAACCAACCGAGAATTATCGAAACCGCTGATAAGCTTTTGAGTAATAATGGACATTACGGATTTGGTTCCACTCAGGCAACTAGCTTAGCAATACAGACCCTATCCGAATTCTTTTCAAAAAATGAAAAACTTTATGGAAATGATAAGCCTATTATTAAAATAAATAATGTAGCTGTATCACCCAATATAAGTATTGCATCTGCTTATAAATCTGGTGAAAACCAGATGAGTATACATTATTATCCACAGAAAAAAGGGCTTCCTTACAAATTAGAATATGAATATTACACCTTACAGGCTCCTGCAAGTTCTGATATTCCCTTAGTATTGGAAACAAAGCTTAAATCTGAAAAGTCTATCGTGGGAGAGACAAACAGGATGACAGTGACTGTTAAAAACAAAATCAATGGTCAACTGCCAATGACGGTTGCGAAGATTGGTATTCCTGCAGGATTAACATTACAGAATGCTCTATTAAAGGACCTAATTGATAAAAAACAAATTTCTTATTATGAGATTTTTGACAATTATCTTGTGCTATATTGGGAACATTTTAATGCTGAAGAAACCAAAACCATTCATCTTGATTTAAAGGTAGAATTTGCAGGAACCTATACCGGAAAATCGAGTAATGTATACCTTTATTATATGCCGGAATCAAAATATTGGAATCAGGGAATAACCACGAAAATTGATCCATAA
- a CDS encoding T9SS type A sorting domain-containing protein — MENNHIDQKFNEASKLSDEPTVFPGFDKVWGKIEEKLDKKEEKKRIIPVWFPYGIAASLMIGLGAFYFLDKKNTVESVKSEILEQRSLQESVESNHIVSIDSITKENIQKEKEKNKSNSIVEKLAVNGNPVPIPLKAPSAQSVFLPPPIQHHLETSDKAIEEVVITGYGSKKKEPISIASSEVNIAKELGGYVAGISISRPEKDGNVCIRGLSSINESSRKPLVVVNGLPVNPEALSVIKPERIKDIKVLKNEEASALFGSRAGNGVIIIRTKRLRGAEKAKFEELSSKSIEELPKKPIEKEKEFPKAGLLTAGEVNDFSKWNYWKDIAVPSLDQYKNIWKFFADRRVSVQLVNKDRKPVVGERIKLLDDKKNVIWEAVSDNLGNAELWINPMTNENSDSQKYYLSDAAGQILNNDVTEFKNEQNLIVMNKSCLEKRILDLAFVVDATGSMGDEISYLQSELLDVLRKVETNLKNTEVRYGSVFYRDKGDEYITRKFDFSDKAENLIEFIKQQKAAGGGDTPEAVVEAMQVSIDELKWSSTNSTKIMFLILDAPPHQSEENVRKLYNKIKDAAKKGITIIPLAASDTDKETEYLMRNFALLTNGTYTFLTNDSGIGNNHIKPTIDSYEVEKLNDLLLRLILQRATLPECSKGISNENINKKMEKEISNQLDFKTVIFPNPTKGMIKIKSPNVIDELFVYDLAGKIIMRKESLEESKNTIDMTSYPEGIYLIRIRTNTSWETFKIIKK, encoded by the coding sequence ATGGAAAATAATCATATAGATCAAAAATTCAATGAAGCTTCTAAGCTTTCAGATGAGCCAACAGTTTTTCCTGGTTTTGATAAAGTTTGGGGGAAGATTGAAGAAAAACTGGATAAAAAAGAGGAGAAAAAGAGAATCATTCCTGTCTGGTTTCCGTACGGGATTGCAGCTAGCTTGATGATTGGTTTGGGTGCCTTTTACTTTCTGGACAAAAAAAATACTGTAGAGTCTGTAAAATCGGAAATATTAGAGCAGAGAAGCTTACAGGAATCTGTTGAAAGCAACCATATAGTATCAATAGACAGTATAACAAAAGAGAATATTCAAAAAGAAAAAGAGAAAAACAAGTCTAATTCTATTGTAGAGAAATTAGCGGTTAATGGTAATCCTGTTCCCATACCATTAAAAGCACCAAGTGCTCAATCTGTATTTCTACCGCCGCCTATTCAACACCATTTAGAAACTTCAGATAAGGCTATTGAAGAGGTTGTAATCACTGGATATGGGAGTAAAAAGAAAGAACCGATAAGTATTGCTTCTAGTGAGGTAAACATAGCAAAAGAACTAGGTGGGTATGTTGCAGGAATATCCATTTCTAGACCAGAAAAAGATGGAAATGTATGTATTAGGGGACTAAGCAGTATAAATGAAAGCAGTCGCAAACCTTTGGTTGTGGTGAATGGTTTACCTGTAAATCCAGAAGCTTTAAGTGTTATAAAACCGGAAAGGATTAAAGATATAAAAGTTCTTAAAAATGAAGAGGCATCAGCATTATTTGGAAGCAGAGCTGGCAATGGGGTAATTATTATAAGAACAAAACGTTTACGAGGAGCTGAAAAAGCAAAATTTGAAGAACTATCTTCAAAAAGTATCGAGGAATTACCAAAGAAACCCATAGAAAAAGAAAAAGAGTTCCCAAAAGCAGGGCTACTTACCGCTGGAGAGGTGAATGATTTTTCTAAATGGAACTATTGGAAAGATATAGCAGTACCAAGCCTTGATCAATATAAAAATATCTGGAAGTTTTTTGCTGACAGGAGAGTTTCTGTACAATTGGTAAATAAGGATAGAAAACCGGTTGTAGGAGAAAGAATAAAGCTATTGGATGATAAGAAAAATGTAATCTGGGAGGCTGTTTCAGATAATTTAGGAAATGCAGAATTATGGATCAATCCGATGACTAACGAAAATTCAGATTCCCAAAAGTATTATTTATCTGATGCCGCAGGCCAGATTTTAAATAACGATGTCACGGAGTTCAAAAACGAACAAAACCTGATTGTTATGAATAAATCATGTCTGGAAAAAAGGATATTGGATTTGGCTTTTGTAGTAGATGCAACAGGTTCTATGGGGGATGAGATTTCTTATTTACAATCTGAATTGTTGGATGTCTTAAGAAAAGTTGAAACTAATTTGAAAAATACAGAAGTAAGATATGGCTCTGTATTTTATAGAGATAAAGGAGATGAATATATTACCCGAAAATTTGACTTTTCTGATAAAGCAGAGAACTTAATAGAATTTATCAAGCAACAAAAAGCTGCTGGGGGAGGAGATACTCCGGAAGCTGTAGTAGAAGCAATGCAGGTTTCCATTGATGAATTGAAATGGAGCAGTACAAATTCCACCAAGATTATGTTCCTCATTTTGGATGCACCTCCACACCAGTCAGAAGAAAATGTCCGGAAATTATATAATAAAATAAAAGATGCTGCTAAAAAAGGGATTACCATTATTCCTTTGGCAGCAAGTGATACCGATAAGGAAACCGAATATTTAATGAGAAACTTTGCGTTACTCACAAACGGAACCTATACATTTCTGACGAACGATAGTGGAATAGGAAATAATCACATTAAACCTACTATTGACTCCTATGAAGTTGAAAAATTGAATGACTTGTTACTAAGATTAATCCTTCAAAGAGCCACTCTTCCGGAGTGTAGTAAAGGAATTTCCAATGAAAATATCAATAAAAAAATGGAAAAAGAAATAAGCAATCAGCTTGATTTCAAAACGGTAATTTTTCCGAATCCGACAAAGGGAATGATTAAAATAAAATCACCGAATGTGATTGATGAATTGTTTGTTTATGATCTTGCAGGGAAAATTATCATGAGAAAGGAAAGTTTAGAGGAAAGTAAAAATACTATTGATATGACTTCATATCCTGAGGGAATCTATTTGATTAGAATCCGGACTAATACCAGCTGGGAAACCTTTAAGATTATTAAAAAATAA
- a CDS encoding RNA polymerase sigma factor: MERELLLECQRSDRNAQRKVYEKMAGKLYSVCRRYLKNDEDIEEVLADTFYKIFTKIDQLQNAETFEPWAKKIAVNECLQKLRANKALHISLDENFMGGSEGTVENISFEKDILNLLNFLPEGCRAIFNLFAIEGYPHKEIASMLSISEGTSKSQLNFARKKLQELLLNQHI, translated from the coding sequence ATGGAACGAGAATTATTACTAGAATGCCAACGTAGCGACCGCAATGCACAGCGGAAAGTTTATGAGAAGATGGCAGGCAAGCTGTACTCAGTCTGCAGACGCTATTTAAAAAACGATGAAGATATAGAGGAAGTATTGGCCGATACATTTTACAAGATCTTTACAAAGATTGACCAGCTTCAGAATGCTGAAACCTTTGAACCTTGGGCAAAGAAAATTGCAGTTAATGAGTGTCTTCAGAAATTAAGAGCGAATAAAGCTCTTCATATTTCTCTGGATGAAAACTTTATGGGTGGTTCAGAAGGAACGGTAGAAAATATTTCTTTTGAAAAAGATATTCTAAATCTTCTAAATTTTCTTCCAGAGGGCTGTAGAGCTATATTTAATCTTTTTGCCATTGAAGGATATCCGCATAAGGAAATAGCTTCGATGCTTTCTATCAGTGAGGGAACATCAAAATCCCAGCTCAATTTTGCCCGAAAAAAACTACAGGAACTTTTGCTAAATCAACACATTTAA
- a CDS encoding C1 family peptidase, which produces MKNAKIASLLFVLSAGSMMFAQDDLINKLKNNHSQNANFQFTTLKDVGATSVKNQGSSGTCWSYSGNSFLESEMQRMGKKPVDLAEIFTARNSYHDKAKLYVLNNGAISWGDGGELHDVINMYKKYGAVPQDAYSGLKAGQTTNNFKEMQGKLKPVLDSLVQASSKGKLSDNWMDSVDAILDEYLGKVPANFTYEGKNYTPKTFAKEVVGVNPEDYVELSSYKDYPYYQKFVVPIPDNWSHDSDWNVPMKDLTAIVDNAVNKGYSIGWATDVSEPYFSYKNGVAYVPDMDLDQINAENKQTLFTEPKKDKTITEDMRQKALNNLSTTDDHGMHIVGLAKDQTGKEYYMVKNSWGVTNDFAGYLYVTKPYVEYKSTAILVHKNAIPKSILKQLKPTKNIGL; this is translated from the coding sequence ATGAAAAATGCGAAAATTGCATCATTACTTTTTGTTTTGTCTGCAGGAAGTATGATGTTTGCCCAAGATGACTTAATCAATAAGTTAAAAAACAACCACTCACAAAATGCTAATTTTCAGTTCACCACACTAAAAGACGTTGGTGCAACTTCTGTAAAGAACCAAGGTTCATCAGGAACTTGCTGGAGTTACTCCGGGAATTCATTCCTTGAATCTGAAATGCAGAGAATGGGTAAAAAGCCTGTGGATCTTGCTGAAATTTTTACAGCAAGAAATTCTTATCATGATAAAGCGAAGTTATACGTTTTAAATAATGGAGCTATCAGTTGGGGTGACGGTGGAGAACTTCACGACGTTATCAATATGTACAAAAAATATGGTGCGGTTCCTCAGGATGCGTATTCAGGGTTGAAAGCAGGTCAAACAACCAACAACTTCAAGGAGATGCAGGGAAAATTAAAACCTGTTCTTGACAGCCTTGTTCAGGCTTCTTCTAAAGGAAAACTTTCTGACAACTGGATGGATTCTGTAGATGCTATTCTTGATGAATATTTAGGAAAAGTACCAGCTAACTTCACTTATGAAGGAAAAAATTACACTCCTAAAACATTTGCTAAAGAAGTAGTGGGAGTTAATCCTGAAGATTATGTAGAATTATCTTCTTATAAAGACTATCCATACTACCAGAAATTTGTAGTTCCAATTCCTGATAACTGGAGCCACGATTCTGATTGGAACGTTCCTATGAAGGACCTAACTGCAATTGTTGACAACGCAGTAAACAAAGGATATTCTATTGGTTGGGCAACAGACGTTTCTGAGCCGTATTTCTCATATAAAAATGGAGTAGCATATGTTCCTGACATGGATCTGGACCAGATTAATGCAGAAAATAAGCAGACTTTGTTTACAGAGCCTAAAAAAGATAAAACCATCACTGAAGATATGCGTCAGAAAGCTCTTAACAACCTTTCTACAACAGATGACCACGGTATGCACATTGTAGGTTTGGCAAAAGATCAAACTGGTAAAGAATATTATATGGTAAAAAATTCTTGGGGAGTAACGAATGACTTCGCAGGATATCTTTATGTAACAAAACCATATGTTGAGTACAAATCAACGGCTATTTTGGTTCATAAGAATGCAATTCCAAAGAGCATCCTTAAACAATTAAAGCCAACCAAGAATATTGGTTTATAA
- a CDS encoding bacteriocin-like protein, which yields MKNLKKLAKSELRKINGGNAPACEGGQIACRHKAEDGFPAYWTCEPAALGCR from the coding sequence ATGAAAAATCTAAAGAAACTAGCAAAATCAGAATTGAGAAAAATTAATGGTGGAAATGCTCCTGCCTGCGAAGGTGGACAAATTGCCTGCCGTCATAAAGCTGAGGATGGCTTTCCTGCTTACTGGACCTGCGAACCAGCCGCACTGGGATGTAGGTAG